One genomic window of candidate division TA06 bacterium includes the following:
- a CDS encoding T9SS type A sorting domain-containing protein: MLRLRFCLRLSTLMLVVFGLALLSSGLDSARADEVSTSGGPVTQNAVRSNTPKNVQEIIPNIYGVQTETEVNHGRIEPASKADESVRHWRREKTTSQEPIWQKLENLTPAERENALIKLELPTGMSQEVLAQAEKVEDAWNNGAYGHALYLFRELGKLMDIQQVAVGVSWKTPIETPKRQNLWGSDVRIGTRDDIYNEELDFDGGTGHLFAAVLLDDAGTFRWTVNISTDDGASWSESYSWFAGYEINDISATVVGGFFWVSYTGNTDQESARLRRHLVSDGSSDATYGFKTIFDKNSEIRDLDLSANAEATNNRVYYSAILADGSLVLFWDDAGGLSFVEVATGVVDAERGLDSHWNQNFGSLHTWFSWIETDDDVHIAGWSGSNFNDFISELTGPVARFSSIGCWGDTVICVYENLGASTYWIKYLTSPNGGANWYWSYIGDTTAVGSWSPNVTGRMGGGWHVVYEVEIGGEPDTVFHTSNPSYWLPWTSIVPVNDFDVTTGGTVGPRIEWVPGNDYGTIYVASGANYCYFDRSNWVGVAEETRPNLTVPKVFTLNQSVPNPARSQVTVSYALAEESQVALKVYDITGRLVKTLAYGMEKAGYKEVTWDGRDEMGREVSTGTYFYRLTAGDFTAARKMTILR; encoded by the coding sequence ATGCTTAGATTGCGATTTTGTCTACGGTTATCCACTCTAATGCTGGTAGTCTTTGGATTGGCACTCCTATCAAGCGGGTTGGATTCAGCTCGCGCAGATGAAGTTAGTACGTCGGGAGGGCCAGTCACCCAGAATGCGGTCCGGTCGAATACACCGAAAAATGTGCAAGAGATCATACCAAATATATACGGGGTCCAGACAGAAACCGAGGTGAATCACGGCCGGATTGAACCAGCCAGCAAAGCCGATGAATCGGTAAGGCATTGGAGGCGGGAGAAAACCACCAGCCAGGAGCCTATTTGGCAAAAGCTGGAGAATCTGACGCCTGCCGAAAGGGAGAACGCGCTAATCAAGCTCGAGCTGCCCACGGGTATGTCTCAGGAAGTTCTCGCTCAGGCTGAGAAGGTGGAGGACGCGTGGAACAACGGCGCCTACGGGCACGCCCTCTACCTATTCAGGGAGCTAGGCAAGCTGATGGACATCCAGCAGGTTGCAGTGGGTGTAAGTTGGAAAACGCCCATAGAGACTCCTAAGAGGCAAAATCTCTGGGGCAGTGATGTGAGAATCGGAACCCGGGATGATATCTATAATGAGGAGCTTGATTTTGACGGGGGCACTGGACACCTCTTCGCTGCAGTTCTATTGGATGACGCCGGGACTTTTCGGTGGACAGTCAACATTTCCACAGATGATGGTGCGAGCTGGTCGGAGAGTTACAGCTGGTTTGCCGGCTATGAGATAAACGACATAAGTGCTACTGTTGTAGGCGGCTTTTTCTGGGTGTCCTACACCGGCAACACAGACCAGGAGAGCGCTCGATTGAGAAGGCACTTGGTATCCGACGGCAGCTCTGATGCTACCTACGGTTTTAAAACGATCTTCGACAAGAACAGTGAGATAAGGGATCTTGACCTGAGTGCGAATGCAGAGGCTACCAATAACCGGGTTTACTACTCCGCCATTCTTGCAGACGGTAGTCTGGTGCTCTTCTGGGATGATGCTGGCGGATTGAGCTTCGTCGAGGTTGCCACCGGTGTGGTCGATGCAGAACGAGGGCTGGACTCCCACTGGAATCAAAACTTCGGAAGCTTACACACCTGGTTCTCCTGGATCGAAACCGACGATGACGTCCACATTGCTGGGTGGTCCGGGTCGAATTTCAACGATTTCATCAGCGAGCTAACCGGACCAGTCGCAAGGTTTAGCTCGATTGGTTGCTGGGGTGACACGGTGATCTGTGTCTATGAGAATTTGGGCGCGAGTACTTACTGGATTAAGTACTTGACCTCACCCAATGGTGGTGCCAACTGGTATTGGTCGTATATTGGCGACACGACTGCTGTAGGATCATGGAGTCCTAATGTTACTGGCCGGATGGGCGGGGGATGGCATGTTGTCTACGAGGTAGAAATCGGGGGAGAACCCGATACAGTCTTTCACACTTCAAACCCTTCTTACTGGCTGCCATGGACCTCAATTGTCCCAGTGAATGACTTCGACGTTACCACCGGCGGCACTGTCGGGCCCAGGATAGAGTGGGTGCCCGGGAATGACTACGGGACGATCTATGTCGCTAGTGGCGCCAACTACTGCTACTTCGATAGGAGCAACTGGGTGGGCGTTGCTGAGGAAACTCGACCGAACCTTACAGTTCCAAAAGTCTTTACCCTGAACCAGAGTGTCCCCAATCCTGCCAGATCGCAGGTGACAGTCAGTTATGCTTTGGCCGAGGAGAGTCAGGTCGCTCTCAAAGTCTACGACATCACTGGACGGCTTGTGAAGACCCTGGCATACGGCATGGAAAAGGCTGGATACAAGGAAGTGACGTGGGATGGTAGAGACGAGATGGGAAGAGAAGTATCGACCGGTACATACTTCTATCGCTTGACAGCAGGTGATTTCACCGCTGCAAGGAAGATGACTATTCTGCGCTGA
- a CDS encoding MFS transporter — protein MATEITNALWRSVRSVLPRGSSNSPGLTANWRLTAKVNSCPARFTRSPCSGQFFFQTRVLSGILAGMTYIRRNFTLTALNGIFFNFASAFLSETTVLPAFISNLTNSRVLVGLAGSLQRASWPLPQVIVAPFAERTERKMPIYIHSAFVRFFSLLALSLVTFSFGRYASPLLLAVFFVVYAIFSLSGGVAGLSFMDIVAKAIPANRRGSLWAIRISVGSGFAVIGGFIVRHLLRTLPFPVNYGTIFLISTALVAVGLTLFSFVVEPIQPVRKERKGLKEHLREGRLIFRKDANYRGLVHVRLLIGILFMAFPFYVVFAKETGGFEESSVGFLLAAQMLGLMLSNILWGNIANRFGSRLVLIGTSLSGIVPPLGALLFPLLTPGQWYFPVLFFVMGVSGAGLRLGYSTFLLDISPPLERLTYIGFINTTIAPVLFLPTVAGVIVDTISYEVLFGMAALAGALALYKSILLKEVRRPDTKT, from the coding sequence ATGGCCACTGAGATCACAAATGCCTTGTGGCGAAGTGTTCGCTCAGTTCTCCCGCGAGGATCGAGTAACAGCCCTGGATTGACCGCCAATTGGCGACTTACAGCAAAAGTCAATTCCTGTCCGGCCCGTTTCACGAGGTCACCATGCAGTGGGCAATTTTTCTTTCAAACCAGGGTTCTATCTGGTATTCTCGCCGGAATGACGTACATAAGGCGCAATTTTACGCTCACAGCTCTGAACGGCATTTTCTTCAACTTCGCTTCTGCCTTCCTTTCTGAAACTACTGTGCTCCCTGCATTCATCAGCAATCTTACAAATTCAAGGGTTCTCGTAGGATTGGCAGGATCGCTACAAAGAGCATCCTGGCCTCTACCGCAGGTGATTGTTGCCCCCTTTGCAGAGCGGACGGAAAGGAAGATGCCCATTTACATCCATAGCGCATTTGTGCGATTCTTCTCCCTTCTCGCCTTGTCTCTGGTCACCTTCTCATTTGGAAGGTACGCCTCTCCCCTGCTTCTGGCCGTGTTCTTCGTTGTGTATGCAATCTTCTCCCTCTCAGGGGGAGTCGCAGGCCTATCCTTTATGGACATTGTGGCCAAGGCCATCCCTGCCAACAGGAGAGGATCACTCTGGGCAATCAGAATCTCTGTAGGTTCAGGATTCGCCGTAATAGGAGGCTTTATTGTCAGACATCTGCTTCGGACTTTGCCCTTTCCTGTCAACTACGGGACCATCTTTCTGATATCCACAGCCCTCGTGGCCGTGGGTCTCACACTTTTCAGTTTCGTTGTAGAACCGATTCAGCCGGTGAGAAAGGAAAGAAAGGGATTGAAAGAACACCTCCGCGAGGGAAGGCTCATATTCCGCAAAGATGCAAACTACAGGGGCCTGGTGCACGTAAGGCTACTCATCGGAATCTTGTTTATGGCATTCCCATTCTACGTAGTTTTCGCAAAGGAGACCGGTGGGTTTGAGGAATCTTCAGTAGGATTTCTTCTTGCCGCGCAGATGCTGGGCCTCATGTTGTCAAACATTCTATGGGGGAACATTGCAAACAGATTCGGCTCAAGACTTGTTCTCATCGGAACATCCCTCTCCGGGATTGTCCCGCCGCTGGGAGCTCTGCTCTTTCCACTCCTGACGCCGGGGCAGTGGTACTTTCCAGTCTTGTTCTTTGTCATGGGAGTGTCTGGTGCGGGACTCAGATTGGGATATTCCACATTTCTTCTGGATATCTCTCCACCACTAGAAAGACTGACATACATCGGCTTCATCAATACTACAATAGCGCCGGTCCTCTTCCTGCCCACCGTCGCTGGTGTAATCGTAGATACCATCTCTTATGAGGTTCTTTTCGGAATGGCCGCTCTCGCCGGCGCACTTGCCCTGTACAAGTCTATTCTTCTCAAGGAAGTCAGAAGACCCGACACCAAGACATAA
- the truA gene encoding tRNA pseudouridine(38-40) synthase TruA, with the protein MNGAAVDANEATRNVRLVMEYDGADFHGFQIQPGLRTVQGTIESVLQELLSEEIRLTGAGRTDEGVHACGQVANFRTSSDMPTHILKRALNSRLPADIVVKSADEVSPDFHSRFSAKSRVYRYDICVIRSPIRRRYAWHIKYNLNIGEMERASDVFIGSHDFTSFCVAKSTVDESSCVVYSSVWRRKADVLQYEIEANRFLHNMVRVMVGTMVDVGRGRHSMEDIAHILEAKDRRRAGPTAPPHGLFLVAVKY; encoded by the coding sequence ATGAATGGAGCCGCAGTGGATGCAAATGAGGCCACGAGAAACGTAAGACTGGTGATGGAGTATGACGGTGCTGACTTCCACGGTTTCCAGATACAGCCGGGCCTAAGAACTGTCCAGGGGACAATTGAATCTGTTTTGCAAGAACTTCTTTCCGAAGAGATTCGTCTTACAGGAGCAGGGAGGACCGACGAAGGGGTTCACGCCTGCGGCCAGGTGGCAAACTTCAGGACGAGTTCAGATATGCCCACTCACATTCTGAAGCGAGCACTCAATTCCAGATTGCCTGCTGATATCGTGGTCAAGTCAGCAGATGAAGTTTCCCCGGACTTTCATTCGAGGTTCAGCGCAAAGTCCAGGGTCTATCGGTATGACATATGTGTCATAAGGTCTCCTATTAGAAGGAGATACGCATGGCACATCAAGTATAACTTGAATATAGGTGAAATGGAGAGGGCTTCAGATGTGTTCATTGGTAGTCACGATTTCACCAGTTTCTGCGTGGCAAAATCGACTGTTGACGAAAGCAGTTGCGTGGTCTATTCTTCGGTGTGGAGAAGAAAAGCAGATGTGCTGCAGTATGAGATAGAGGCGAACAGGTTCCTCCACAACATGGTTCGTGTTATGGTTGGAACCATGGTGGATGTTGGGAGGGGAAGACATAGCATGGAGGATATTGCGCACATTCTGGAGGCTAAGGATAGAAGGAGAGCTGGCCCTACGGCTCCGCCGCACGGCCTTTTTCTCGTGGCGGTGAAATACTAA
- the fsa gene encoding fructose-6-phosphate aldolase, which produces MKFFIDTANQEEIREAASLGILDGVTTNPTLLGREMERTKEDPQKILKMICEMVQGPVNAEGMSLDANGIVSESRELSKIAKNITIKVPLTKEGVKAARILSSEGIRVNMTLVFSANQALLAAKAGAAFVSPFIGRLDDAGQTGMDLIRKIVTIYENYDITTEVIVASIRHPVHVVEAALIGADIATIPFAIINKMFRHPLTDVGITRFKEDWEKAEKAGKKE; this is translated from the coding sequence ATGAAATTCTTCATTGACACAGCGAACCAGGAAGAGATAAGGGAGGCTGCCAGTCTGGGCATACTGGACGGGGTTACTACCAATCCGACATTATTGGGTAGAGAGATGGAAAGGACCAAGGAGGATCCACAGAAGATTCTCAAGATGATATGTGAAATGGTCCAGGGGCCGGTCAATGCTGAGGGAATGTCCCTGGACGCGAACGGGATAGTGTCAGAGTCGAGGGAGCTGTCGAAGATTGCCAAGAACATAACCATAAAAGTTCCACTGACGAAAGAGGGCGTAAAAGCCGCACGGATACTTTCTTCTGAGGGAATCCGAGTCAACATGACCCTTGTCTTTTCTGCTAATCAGGCTCTTCTGGCCGCCAAGGCCGGCGCGGCATTCGTGAGTCCATTCATAGGAAGGTTGGACGATGCCGGGCAGACAGGAATGGATTTGATAAGAAAGATAGTGACCATATACGAGAACTATGACATAACCACTGAGGTGATTGTCGCCTCAATCAGGCATCCTGTGCACGTAGTCGAAGCAGCCCTTATCGGCGCAGACATAGCCACCATCCCCTTTGCCATCATAAACAAAATGTTCCGTCATCCGCTGACGGACGTGGGTATCACGAGGTTTAAGGAGGACTGGGAGAAGGCAGAAAAGGCTGGCAAGAAAGAGTAG
- a CDS encoding trypsin-like serine protease, translating into MRRIAILVLAAGLFLVFAVHTFSQEANNDITSSRVNAIVRAAEKVGPAVVSINVLQTKLYASHPFPGFFADPVIREYFGDLFAPRVYKEQIQSLGSGVIVRSEGYILTNEHVVRGAEQIKVTLPDGRVMAGELVDADAAVDLAVVKIRGGNLPVATIGQSDDLIIGEWAIAIGNPFGYLLDDTQPTVTVGVISALHRSIRSGHRSSALYRDMIQTDAAINPGNSGGPLVNADGEMIGINTFIFTSGGGSEGVGFARPISYAKRIIDDITRYGRIRKPWIGAHTQSITEEVSRALGLKSNAGVLVVEVDRGSSAGKAGIRRGDVIKRADSGLIRDEVDWENFLLSTYVGERVELEIVREGKMVHTAFAVIELRRKEK; encoded by the coding sequence TTGCGAAGAATAGCAATTCTGGTTTTGGCAGCAGGTCTGTTCCTGGTTTTTGCTGTGCACACCTTTTCGCAAGAGGCGAACAATGATATCACCAGTTCAAGAGTGAATGCCATAGTCAGGGCCGCGGAGAAAGTCGGTCCTGCTGTCGTTTCTATTAATGTCCTGCAGACCAAACTCTATGCCTCACATCCTTTCCCCGGTTTTTTTGCCGATCCGGTAATCAGGGAATATTTCGGTGATCTGTTTGCTCCCAGGGTTTACAAAGAACAGATTCAAAGTCTTGGTTCGGGTGTAATAGTGAGGTCCGAGGGATATATTCTGACAAATGAACATGTGGTTCGGGGCGCAGAGCAGATAAAGGTTACTCTGCCTGACGGGCGGGTCATGGCCGGAGAACTGGTGGACGCGGACGCAGCAGTTGATCTGGCAGTAGTCAAGATAAGAGGGGGAAACCTGCCAGTTGCCACGATAGGCCAATCGGACGACCTGATAATAGGAGAATGGGCCATAGCTATAGGGAATCCCTTTGGATATCTTTTGGACGACACCCAGCCGACAGTAACAGTCGGTGTGATCAGCGCACTGCACAGATCAATAAGGTCTGGTCACAGGTCTAGTGCTCTGTACAGAGACATGATACAGACTGATGCCGCCATAAATCCCGGTAACTCGGGAGGCCCGCTGGTGAACGCAGATGGGGAGATGATTGGTATCAATACGTTCATCTTCACCTCAGGCGGTGGTTCAGAAGGGGTAGGTTTTGCCCGGCCAATTAGTTACGCAAAGAGGATCATAGATGACATCACAAGATACGGTCGAATCAGAAAGCCATGGATTGGAGCCCACACGCAATCGATTACAGAAGAAGTATCACGGGCCCTTGGACTTAAATCGAACGCAGGTGTGCTGGTGGTCGAGGTTGATAGAGGTAGTTCGGCCGGAAAGGCAGGCATCAGGCGTGGCGATGTAATCAAGCGAGCCGACTCCGGGCTGATAAGGGATGAAGTCGATTGGGAAAACTTTCTCCTCTCCACGTATGTCGGCGAAAGGGTCGAACTCGAAATAGTCAGGGAGGGAAAGATGGTACATACTGCTTTTGCAGTAATAGAACTGCGGAGAAAAGAGAAATGA
- a CDS encoding energy-coupling factor transporter transmembrane protein EcfT gives MALVDLTLGRFYKSDSLVHRLNSSTKLLVALLLMAASLYAKRPASFLLLYAFLAVAIGLSRVPLKYAVKNLKFFVWLIALAVFLNLFFTEGTVIARLGFLNMTFEGIAAAAVSVCRLVLVITAASVLTLTTAPLDLTYGISRPLGFLTKLKVPIHELGLMSAFALSYVPVLVDEVGEIALAQRSRGAPLEGKGLRALRSAVFLLVPVILSTFRKADTLALAMESRCFRSCAERTRLIERRMRRADYISLVLSVILVSLALLVAR, from the coding sequence ATGGCCCTTGTGGATCTCACACTGGGTAGGTTCTACAAGTCTGACTCCTTGGTCCATCGACTGAACAGCAGTACCAAGCTCCTGGTGGCGCTTCTTCTGATGGCCGCTTCTCTCTATGCCAAAAGGCCTGCCTCCTTTCTGCTCCTCTATGCTTTCTTGGCTGTCGCCATCGGTCTTTCGCGTGTTCCCCTCAAGTATGCGGTGAAAAATCTTAAGTTCTTTGTCTGGCTGATTGCGCTGGCAGTCTTTCTCAATCTCTTTTTCACCGAAGGAACTGTGATTGCCCGACTTGGATTCTTGAATATGACTTTTGAGGGGATTGCGGCAGCCGCCGTTTCGGTTTGCAGGCTTGTTTTGGTCATAACTGCTGCTTCTGTTCTTACTCTGACTACCGCCCCTCTGGACCTGACCTATGGAATATCCAGACCCCTGGGTTTTCTAACAAAACTGAAGGTGCCGATTCATGAACTGGGTCTCATGTCCGCGTTCGCCCTCAGCTATGTTCCAGTACTTGTGGATGAGGTGGGTGAGATAGCTCTGGCACAGAGATCAAGGGGTGCTCCTCTTGAGGGAAAGGGGTTGAGAGCTCTGAGGTCTGCTGTCTTTCTGCTCGTTCCAGTTATTCTGTCCACGTTCAGGAAAGCAGATACACTTGCCCTGGCGATGGAGTCCAGATGCTTTCGCAGTTGTGCGGAGAGAACAAGATTGATAGAAAGGAGAATGCGTCGGGCCGATTACATTTCTCTTGTCTTATCTGTGATACTGGTTTCTCTTGCCCTGTTGGTTGCGCGTTGA
- a CDS encoding aromatic amino acid lyase — protein MAIQMTGKNLTVEKILKVARGREKIVISPDAMRKIEKCREIVDRKVKERAVMYGVTTGIGELSEVVLTPEQVEKFQRYLVYSHAAGYGEPVEEDAVRAAILTRINVLCNGHSGIRLVIVETLVNMLNKGVTPIMCQKGSVGASGDLSPMAQMALVPIGEGEAIFEGKRMSGREAMDKAGIPIIRYEARDGLATINGSNVILGMGVLQIHDAERWIKTSEIACAMTLEVLNANMLAYDTRLHEVRGFPGAVECASNVRKIVEGSELLKQKGKKVQDAYSLRSSPQVIGAAKDALKHTRGAFEIEANGVGDNPLFFEDEGGICITGANFQGTPLALPLEYLGTSVTTVAALSERRMNRLMNPNLSMGLPAFLSKGAGMFAGLMLTQYTAGSLVCENRILCHPAATGSIPAAADQEDFVSMGMTTAIKTKQIIENADAVVAIELMAGAQAVDLRKPLKPGKGVKVAYDVIRKYVEFLDEDRPLFNDVNRLTSVVRSGEVLEEVEKAVGKLS, from the coding sequence ATGGCAATACAAATGACAGGGAAGAATCTGACCGTCGAGAAGATATTGAAGGTAGCTCGCGGCAGGGAGAAGATAGTAATCTCACCAGATGCCATGAGGAAGATAGAGAAGTGCAGAGAAATAGTCGACAGAAAAGTGAAGGAAAGAGCAGTCATGTATGGTGTGACCACTGGCATAGGTGAGCTTTCGGAAGTGGTATTGACACCTGAACAGGTTGAGAAGTTTCAGAGATATCTAGTTTACAGTCACGCTGCAGGCTATGGCGAACCAGTCGAGGAAGACGCTGTCAGGGCAGCCATACTCACCAGAATAAACGTCCTGTGCAATGGCCACTCGGGCATAAGGCTAGTGATCGTTGAAACACTTGTAAACATGCTGAACAAGGGCGTGACACCCATTATGTGCCAGAAAGGTTCTGTTGGAGCCAGCGGGGACCTTTCACCAATGGCCCAGATGGCCCTGGTTCCCATTGGTGAGGGAGAGGCCATCTTTGAAGGGAAGAGAATGAGTGGCAGGGAGGCTATGGACAAGGCCGGCATACCGATTATCAGATATGAGGCGAGAGATGGACTTGCCACAATCAACGGCTCAAATGTCATCCTGGGGATGGGTGTACTCCAGATCCACGATGCGGAAAGGTGGATAAAGACCTCAGAGATCGCGTGCGCAATGACTCTTGAGGTGCTGAACGCGAACATGCTTGCATATGATACGAGACTCCACGAGGTGAGAGGATTTCCAGGCGCCGTTGAGTGCGCCTCAAATGTCCGCAAGATTGTTGAAGGGAGTGAGCTCTTGAAGCAGAAGGGGAAAAAGGTGCAGGATGCGTACAGCCTGAGAAGCTCCCCACAGGTCATTGGTGCGGCGAAAGATGCACTGAAACACACAAGAGGCGCGTTTGAGATTGAGGCAAACGGCGTGGGCGACAACCCCCTCTTCTTCGAAGACGAGGGTGGAATATGCATTACCGGAGCGAATTTTCAGGGAACGCCCCTTGCACTACCTCTGGAGTACCTCGGGACTTCGGTGACGACCGTTGCTGCACTCTCAGAAAGAAGAATGAACAGGCTGATGAACCCGAATCTGAGCATGGGCCTTCCCGCATTTCTCTCAAAAGGAGCTGGAATGTTTGCAGGATTGATGCTAACTCAGTACACGGCTGGTTCACTGGTATGTGAAAACAGAATCCTCTGCCACCCGGCTGCCACAGGATCCATTCCGGCAGCGGCAGATCAGGAAGATTTCGTCAGCATGGGTATGACCACTGCGATAAAGACAAAACAGATAATCGAGAATGCTGATGCCGTGGTGGCCATAGAGTTGATGGCCGGTGCACAGGCCGTGGACTTAAGGAAGCCTCTCAAGCCCGGGAAAGGCGTAAAGGTGGCCTACGACGTGATACGGAAGTACGTGGAGTTTCTTGACGAGGACAGGCCTCTCTTCAATGATGTCAACCGGCTCACATCTGTTGTCAGATCCGGGGAAGTTCTGGAAGAGGTGGAGAAGGCCGTTGGAAAGCTGAGTTAG